In a genomic window of Streptomyces pristinaespiralis:
- a CDS encoding ROK family protein, translated as MTGSASPAEAATGGPRPTGPVVALDLGGTKIAAALVGPGGQVLARHARPTPATAGPAAVLDALADAAGTVAGGQAAVAVGVAAAGVIDPRTGTVTSATDSLRGWAGTALGPGLADRCNLPVACDNDVRATAGPELDGLGPRASLLFAAVGTGVGGAVAVDGRMLHGAAGIAGHLGHIPSSAAEGLPCTCGSTGHLEVIASGPAITAHYERLGGRPADRLETVAALAAEGDPSAIRAITTGAAAAGRALGGLANTLGPDRVVVGGGVPRIGPLYWDALTAAFTAELMAPLHHLRPEPPRFGHDAAVVGAAALTRTLPLHSPGATR; from the coding sequence ATGACCGGCAGCGCCTCCCCTGCCGAGGCCGCCACGGGCGGGCCGAGGCCCACGGGCCCCGTCGTCGCACTCGACCTCGGCGGGACGAAGATCGCCGCGGCACTCGTGGGGCCCGGCGGGCAGGTCCTCGCCAGGCACGCCCGGCCGACCCCGGCGACCGCCGGGCCGGCCGCCGTGCTCGACGCGCTCGCGGACGCGGCCGGGACCGTGGCCGGCGGTCAGGCGGCCGTCGCCGTCGGAGTGGCCGCCGCCGGGGTCATCGACCCGCGTACCGGCACGGTGACCAGCGCGACCGACTCGCTCCGCGGCTGGGCCGGCACGGCCCTGGGCCCCGGCCTGGCGGACCGGTGCAACCTGCCCGTCGCCTGCGACAACGACGTCCGCGCCACGGCCGGTCCCGAGCTCGACGGCCTCGGCCCGCGCGCGTCGCTGCTGTTCGCGGCCGTCGGCACGGGTGTCGGCGGGGCGGTCGCGGTCGACGGCCGGATGCTGCACGGGGCCGCCGGCATCGCGGGGCACCTGGGACACATACCCAGCTCCGCCGCGGAGGGCCTGCCCTGCACCTGCGGTTCGACCGGGCACCTGGAGGTCATCGCCTCCGGTCCGGCGATCACCGCGCACTACGAGCGCCTCGGCGGCAGGCCCGCCGACCGGCTCGAGACCGTGGCCGCGCTCGCGGCCGAGGGGGACCCCTCGGCGATCCGCGCGATCACCACCGGCGCGGCCGCCGCCGGCCGTGCCCTCGGCGGACTCGCCAACACCCTCGGCCCCGACCGGGTCGTCGTCGGCGGCGGTGTGCCCCGCATCGGCCCCCTGTACTGGGACGCCCTGACCGCCGCGTTCACGGCGGAACTGATGGCGCCGCTGCACCACCTGCGCCCCGAGCCGCCGCGGTTCGGCCACGACGCGGCCGTGGTCGGCGCCGCGGCACTCACCCGTACCCTGCCCCTTCACTCCCCCGGAGCCACACGATGA
- a CDS encoding dihydrodipicolinate synthase family protein — translation MPLTAPLRGVVPPVCTPLHPSGEVDTASLARLVEHLVAGGVHGLFALGSTSEVAYLTDEQRATVLEVVVNAADGRVPVLAGVIDTTTARVVEHAKAAAATGADAVVATAPFYTRTHPKEIARHFRRVRAAVDLPLFAYDLPVSVQSKLSAALVGELAEDGTLAGLKDSSGDEGGLRRLIVALGGRDGRFGGPAPDFSVLTGSELTVDAALLAGADGVVPGIGNVDPAAYVRLYDAARAGDWEVAAKEQERLVGLFGMVDAGPEEDMGRSSSALGAFKHALQLLGVIQHGDTAFPQIQLSAESVAVVSRHLRAAGLRPVR, via the coding sequence ATGCCCCTGACCGCCCCTCTCCGCGGTGTCGTGCCGCCCGTCTGCACCCCGCTGCACCCTTCGGGAGAGGTCGACACCGCCTCACTGGCCCGGCTCGTGGAGCATCTCGTCGCCGGAGGGGTGCACGGCCTGTTCGCGCTGGGCTCGACCAGCGAGGTCGCGTACCTCACCGACGAGCAGCGGGCGACCGTCCTCGAGGTGGTGGTCAACGCCGCCGACGGCCGGGTGCCGGTGCTCGCCGGGGTCATCGACACCACGACGGCGCGCGTCGTGGAGCACGCGAAGGCCGCGGCCGCGACGGGCGCGGACGCCGTCGTCGCCACGGCGCCGTTCTACACGCGCACCCATCCCAAGGAGATCGCGCGCCACTTCCGGCGTGTCCGCGCCGCCGTGGACCTGCCGCTGTTCGCCTACGACCTGCCGGTGTCCGTGCAGAGCAAGCTCTCCGCCGCGCTGGTCGGCGAACTCGCGGAGGACGGCACGCTGGCCGGCCTCAAGGACAGCAGCGGCGACGAGGGCGGGCTGCGCCGCCTGATCGTGGCCCTCGGCGGACGCGACGGCCGCTTTGGCGGCCCCGCCCCGGACTTCTCCGTCCTGACCGGCTCCGAGCTCACCGTGGACGCGGCACTGCTGGCGGGCGCGGACGGTGTCGTGCCCGGCATCGGCAACGTCGACCCGGCGGCGTACGTGCGCCTGTACGACGCGGCGCGCGCGGGCGACTGGGAGGTCGCGGCGAAGGAGCAGGAACGGCTCGTCGGCCTGTTCGGCATGGTGGACGCCGGCCCGGAGGAGGACATGGGCCGCAGTTCGTCGGCGCTGGGCGCCTTCAAGCACGCGCTTCAGCTGCTGGGCGTGATCCAGCACGGTGACACCGCGTTCCCCCAGATACAGCTGAGCGCCGAGTCCGTCGCCGTCGTCTCCCGTCACCTCCGTGCGGCCGGCCTCCGGCCGGTCCGATGA
- a CDS encoding FadR/GntR family transcriptional regulator, whose amino-acid sequence MVRSTVTEDVQSWIRQLIVERGLAPGSPLPTEAELVELFEVSRVSVREALKALQALHVVEIRRGFGTFVGSLSLAPFVEGLAFRAAVRHRNGEPSLYELMRVREALETGLIDSVVTTVPQEDLDVLRGLVDAMEAEAAEGEIARSTDRAFHLALYRSLENHLLSEVLDAFWAAMDQVRGVLGDSREDPAATCAHHREIVEAVAAGDRARAVLAMSTHFDALRTRLAPER is encoded by the coding sequence GTGGTGCGCAGCACGGTGACCGAGGACGTCCAGTCGTGGATCAGGCAGCTGATCGTCGAGCGCGGACTCGCGCCGGGCAGCCCGCTGCCCACGGAAGCCGAACTGGTGGAGCTCTTCGAGGTGAGCCGGGTGTCGGTGCGCGAGGCGCTGAAGGCCCTTCAGGCGCTGCACGTGGTGGAGATCAGACGTGGCTTCGGCACGTTCGTCGGCTCGCTGTCGCTGGCCCCGTTCGTCGAGGGCCTCGCCTTCCGCGCGGCGGTACGGCATCGCAACGGCGAGCCGAGCCTCTACGAACTCATGCGGGTCCGGGAGGCGTTGGAGACGGGGCTCATCGACAGTGTGGTCACCACCGTGCCGCAGGAGGACCTGGACGTGCTGCGCGGCCTCGTCGACGCCATGGAGGCGGAGGCCGCGGAAGGGGAGATCGCCCGGAGCACCGACCGCGCCTTCCATCTCGCCCTGTACCGCTCGCTCGAGAACCACCTGCTGAGCGAGGTGCTGGACGCCTTCTGGGCGGCGATGGACCAGGTGCGCGGCGTGCTCGGCGACAGCCGTGAGGACCCCGCGGCGACCTGCGCGCACCACCGGGAGATCGTCGAGGCGGTCGCCGCGGGGGACCGGGCCCGCGCCGTCCTCGCCATGAGCACCCACTTCGACGCCCTGCGGACAAGGCTCGCTCCGGAGCGGTAG
- a CDS encoding exo-alpha-sialidase — MQRRMSLAVLSAAMVVLSTTGVAHGAEQPVQGQLYSQDIATQGVGSPYYRIPALTKTNAGTLLAAYDARPTLADLPGNLSVVLRRSTDDGVTWQAQQVVRKEAAPKGFGDPSLLVDRETGRIFVFYAASVNQGFFGSATGNDENDPNVLQADYSYSDDDGLTWKHERITAEIKNPAWAGMFAASGEGIQLRHGTYKGRLIQQYAIRNNNANYAVSAYSDDHGATWKMGNPVGPGGDENKTVELSDGRIMLNNRSAPYRTVAYSTDGGVNYTPFQQDTELPDPANNGSVMRFAPNVDASHPRAKWLMFSNTATTNSRSNLTVRLSCDNGQNWPVRKVVNAGSSAYSTLTPLTDGTGGNPRTGLLWERDNYRHITYSSFDLQWLGGVCAPVTVTPPASLPAGRTTEVTVRVVSQNDVTLPGGSVSLSLPAGWSAPTVAVPALNPGQGANMKIPVTVPASAAAGKVPATATYLVRGWQRSHGETSLTVTAP; from the coding sequence ATGCAGCGCAGAATGTCTCTCGCCGTGCTGTCCGCAGCGATGGTCGTACTGAGCACCACCGGCGTGGCCCACGGCGCCGAGCAGCCCGTGCAGGGCCAGTTGTACTCCCAGGACATCGCCACCCAGGGTGTCGGCTCGCCCTACTACCGCATCCCCGCCCTGACGAAGACGAACGCGGGCACCCTCCTCGCCGCGTACGACGCCCGGCCCACCCTCGCGGACCTGCCCGGCAACCTCTCCGTGGTGCTGCGGCGCAGCACCGACGACGGTGTGACCTGGCAGGCGCAGCAGGTCGTCCGCAAGGAGGCCGCGCCCAAGGGCTTCGGCGACCCGAGCCTGCTCGTGGACCGGGAGACGGGGCGCATCTTCGTCTTCTACGCGGCCTCCGTGAACCAGGGCTTCTTCGGCTCGGCGACCGGCAACGACGAGAACGACCCGAACGTGCTCCAGGCCGACTACAGCTACTCGGACGACGACGGGCTCACCTGGAAGCACGAGCGGATCACCGCCGAGATCAAGAACCCGGCCTGGGCGGGGATGTTCGCCGCCTCCGGCGAGGGTATCCAGCTGCGGCACGGCACCTACAAGGGCCGGCTGATCCAGCAGTACGCCATCCGCAACAACAACGCCAACTACGCGGTGAGCGCCTACAGCGACGACCACGGCGCCACCTGGAAGATGGGCAACCCCGTCGGCCCCGGCGGCGACGAGAACAAGACCGTGGAGCTCTCCGACGGGCGCATCATGCTCAACAACCGCTCCGCGCCCTACCGTACGGTCGCCTACTCGACGGACGGCGGCGTCAACTACACGCCGTTCCAGCAGGACACCGAGCTGCCCGACCCGGCGAACAACGGCTCGGTCATGCGCTTCGCGCCGAACGTCGACGCGAGCCACCCGCGCGCGAAGTGGCTGATGTTCAGCAACACCGCCACCACCAACAGCCGCAGCAACCTGACGGTCCGTCTGTCGTGCGACAACGGACAGAACTGGCCCGTCAGGAAGGTGGTGAACGCGGGCTCCTCCGCGTACTCGACGCTGACGCCGCTCACCGACGGCACCGGCGGCAACCCGAGGACGGGTCTGCTGTGGGAGCGGGACAACTACCGCCACATCACCTACTCGTCGTTCGACCTCCAGTGGCTCGGCGGCGTGTGCGCGCCGGTCACGGTCACGCCTCCGGCTTCGCTGCCGGCCGGGAGGACCACCGAGGTCACCGTGCGGGTCGTCAGCCAGAACGACGTGACGCTGCCCGGCGGTTCGGTGTCGCTGAGCCTGCCCGCGGGCTGGAGCGCGCCCACGGTGGCGGTGCCCGCGCTCAACCCCGGCCAGGGCGCGAACATGAAGATCCCGGTCACCGTCCCGGCGAGCGCCGCCGCGGGCAAGGTGCCGGCCACGGCGACGTACCTGGTGCGCGGCTGGCAGCGGTCGCACGGGGAGACCTCCCTGACGGTCACCGCTCCCTGA
- a CDS encoding GDSL-type esterase/lipase family protein, whose amino-acid sequence MRRRSLLLATGTTALVAALGGRAAAATSAPVVDHTAPVDLDGTEYVDLSADVGRVAPLGTGTVLVTFRTTGHRQAMTLLSASDPAEPSSNITLNLSAGCLQWSARENGAVLVDVRTRTRYDDGVTHTAAITVDGTWTRLWINGRAVFDTRQPHFFRSIGGLSTLGIGRNVDSDHPGGEWFWTGRIERAAVWDRVLTEAELGAQSVRTDVPDMGRIATILNSNTPATWLFTGDSLTHGALHTHGWRSYPEHWTERVRWELGKPKNRDFVIDTGVSGATSADLVNEFDRRIRAFSPQVVSVMIGTNDIATAGLGPETYRQNLLSLIRSVRALPGPPAVVLQSPNPVDPARWPGRVGLDRYAQVMAEVADQERTVFVDHYRHWTAGGRVPLELLADGLHPDEQGHLHLVHKMIRDLRVFDADSKVCSLVIP is encoded by the coding sequence GTGCGCAGACGTTCCCTGCTCCTCGCCACCGGCACCACGGCACTGGTCGCGGCACTGGGCGGCCGGGCCGCCGCCGCGACATCCGCGCCCGTCGTGGACCACACCGCACCCGTGGACCTGGACGGGACCGAGTATGTGGACCTGTCCGCCGACGTGGGCCGTGTCGCCCCTCTCGGCACGGGCACCGTCCTCGTCACGTTCCGCACCACCGGCCACCGTCAGGCGATGACCCTCCTCAGCGCCTCCGACCCGGCCGAACCTTCGAGCAACATCACGCTGAACCTCAGTGCGGGCTGCCTCCAGTGGTCCGCCCGGGAGAACGGCGCCGTACTGGTCGACGTCAGGACCCGCACCCGGTACGACGACGGGGTCACCCACACCGCCGCGATCACCGTGGACGGCACCTGGACCCGACTGTGGATCAACGGCCGGGCCGTCTTCGACACACGGCAGCCCCACTTCTTCCGCTCCATCGGTGGTCTGAGCACCCTCGGTATCGGGCGCAACGTCGACAGCGACCACCCGGGCGGCGAGTGGTTCTGGACGGGAAGGATCGAGCGGGCGGCCGTGTGGGACCGGGTGCTGACCGAGGCGGAGCTGGGCGCGCAGAGCGTGCGGACCGACGTGCCGGACATGGGCCGCATCGCCACGATCCTGAACAGCAACACCCCCGCCACCTGGCTCTTCACCGGCGACAGCCTCACCCACGGCGCGCTGCACACCCACGGTTGGCGCTCCTACCCGGAGCACTGGACGGAGCGGGTGCGCTGGGAGCTGGGCAAACCGAAGAACCGCGACTTCGTGATCGACACCGGCGTCAGCGGCGCCACCAGCGCCGACCTGGTCAACGAGTTCGACCGCCGCATCAGGGCGTTCTCACCGCAGGTGGTCTCGGTCATGATCGGCACCAACGACATCGCCACGGCCGGTCTCGGCCCGGAGACCTACCGGCAGAACCTGCTGAGCCTGATCCGCTCGGTCCGCGCGCTGCCCGGCCCGCCCGCCGTGGTGCTCCAGTCGCCCAACCCGGTCGATCCCGCACGTTGGCCGGGGCGCGTGGGCCTCGACCGCTACGCGCAGGTCATGGCGGAGGTGGCCGACCAGGAGCGGACCGTCTTCGTCGACCACTACCGGCACTGGACGGCCGGCGGCCGGGTGCCCCTCGAACTCCTCGCCGACGGGCTGCATCCCGACGAGCAGGGCCATCTCCACCTCGTACACAAGATGATCAGGGACCTGCGCGTCTTCGACGCCGACAGCAAGGTCTGCTCGCTGGTCATTCCGTAG
- a CDS encoding acetylxylan esterase: protein MPLTDLSLAEALALRPELPEPADLDAFWARTLRETAGSPDGPSFTRTDNGLVHVTTYDVTVPGFAGQPVRGWLHLPAGAVEPLGCVVEFLGYGRGRGLPHEQLLWSTAGYAHLVMDTRGQGWSTAGGDTPDPCAVVGAVPGFVTRGIESPEDHYYRRLFTDAVRCVEAARSHPAVDPDRIVVTGISQGGGISLAVAGLVPGLAGVMPDVPFLCDFRRGARIAPSPPYTEIAEYLKLHRDRTETVFTTLSYFDAALLAKRATAPALFSIAMMDDICPPSTCFAAYHQYAGPKDVRVYEFNGHEGGGGHHQRAQLAWLRELFGATPSD, encoded by the coding sequence ATGCCGTTGACGGACCTCTCCCTCGCCGAAGCTCTGGCGCTCCGGCCCGAACTGCCCGAGCCCGCGGACCTCGACGCCTTCTGGGCCCGCACCCTGCGCGAGACGGCCGGTTCACCGGACGGACCCTCGTTCACCCGGACCGACAACGGCCTGGTGCACGTGACCACCTACGACGTGACCGTGCCCGGCTTCGCCGGCCAACCCGTGCGCGGCTGGCTCCACCTGCCCGCCGGCGCGGTGGAGCCCCTCGGATGCGTGGTGGAGTTCCTCGGCTACGGCCGCGGGCGCGGGCTCCCGCACGAGCAACTGCTCTGGTCGACCGCCGGGTACGCCCATCTCGTCATGGACACCCGTGGGCAGGGCTGGTCGACTGCCGGGGGTGACACACCCGACCCGTGCGCGGTCGTCGGGGCCGTACCCGGGTTCGTCACGCGGGGCATCGAAAGCCCCGAGGACCACTACTACCGGCGGCTGTTCACCGACGCGGTGCGCTGCGTCGAAGCCGCCCGGTCGCACCCGGCGGTCGATCCGGACCGGATCGTCGTCACCGGGATCAGCCAGGGCGGCGGCATCTCCCTCGCCGTCGCCGGCCTGGTGCCGGGCCTCGCCGGAGTGATGCCCGACGTCCCGTTCCTGTGCGACTTCCGGCGCGGCGCCCGGATCGCGCCGAGTCCGCCGTACACCGAGATCGCCGAGTACCTGAAGCTGCACCGCGACCGCACGGAGACGGTCTTCACGACCCTCTCCTACTTCGACGCCGCACTGCTCGCCAAGCGCGCCACCGCTCCCGCGCTGTTCTCGATCGCCATGATGGACGACATCTGCCCGCCGTCCACCTGCTTCGCGGCGTACCACCAGTACGCGGGGCCGAAGGACGTCCGTGTCTACGAGTTCAACGGGCACGAGGGCGGGGGCGGTCACCACCAGCGCGCACAACTGGCGTGGCTGCGCGAGCTGTTCGGCGCCACACCGTCCGACTAG
- a CDS encoding FadR/GntR family transcriptional regulator produces the protein MPGARSGRQLLRQEVVDGIKRYILENKLRPGDSLPTEPALCEALGASRSSVREAVKILNALDIVEVRHGHGTYVGRLSLSALVESLTFRGLLSPDDDFQVLADLVDVRELFERGMADRIVSSLTADQLDALDGLVQRMREVGAGDGQGFVEADRAFHALLVAPLGNQLIGQLSVAFWDVYSIVAPHLDGFTHADETATIAAHQSIVDAARSGDIAGFTKALGEHYAPVRRRLAEAQARPAGQG, from the coding sequence ATGCCGGGCGCACGGTCGGGCCGGCAGCTGCTTCGACAGGAAGTCGTGGACGGGATCAAGCGGTACATTCTGGAGAACAAACTCCGCCCGGGCGACTCACTGCCCACCGAGCCCGCCCTGTGCGAGGCCCTCGGAGCGAGCCGGTCGAGCGTCCGCGAGGCGGTCAAGATCCTCAACGCCCTCGACATCGTCGAGGTGCGCCACGGCCACGGCACCTATGTCGGCCGGCTCAGCCTGTCCGCCCTGGTGGAGAGCCTGACCTTCCGCGGACTGCTCAGCCCCGACGACGACTTCCAGGTCCTGGCCGACCTGGTGGACGTGCGGGAACTGTTCGAGCGCGGCATGGCCGACCGGATCGTCTCGTCGCTGACCGCGGACCAGCTCGACGCCCTCGACGGCCTGGTGCAGCGGATGCGCGAGGTCGGAGCCGGCGACGGGCAGGGCTTCGTCGAGGCCGACCGGGCGTTCCACGCACTGCTGGTCGCGCCGCTCGGCAACCAGCTGATCGGCCAGCTCTCCGTGGCTTTCTGGGACGTCTACTCGATCGTGGCCCCCCACCTCGACGGCTTCACGCACGCCGACGAGACGGCGACGATCGCCGCGCACCAGAGCATCGTCGACGCCGCCAGGTCAGGCGACATCGCGGGCTTCACCAAGGCCCTGGGCGAGCACTACGCCCCGGTCCGGCGCCGGCTGGCGGAGGCCCAGGCCCGCCCGGCCGGGCAGGGCTGA
- a CDS encoding ABC transporter substrate-binding protein: MSERRPAGVERRTFLRYTSAIGVATAITAGLSACGGPASTGGDGGAAASDGTGTIEAGLSYALSTGFDPMITSGATPYAANMHIFEGLVDLDPATLVARPALATGMPQKINATTYRATLRKGATFHDGSPVTADDVVFSFQRVLDPKNASLMAQFVPFVDKVTAVDPATVEFKLKYPFALFPSRISVVRIVPEKIAGADAKAFDAKPVGTGPYRFVSATREDKIVFEAYDKYNGPRPAKAKKMIWRLMSDPSARVSAMQSGRVQAIEDVPYIDIKGLEAKHRVESVQSFGLLFLMFNTADKRFADKRVRQALHYALDTEKIISTALVGNASPATGYVPTTHPDYHKAATIYTRDVAKAKKLLADAGVKDLSFTVLTTDTGWVKDVAPMLQESWEAAGIKVRLDIAQSPAQYAKVDKGDFEVLVAPGDPSVFGNDADLLLRWFYYGFWPEKRYGWSGSAAYKQVKSLLDKAAQAADEATRKQLWGQVTDLLADEAALYPILHRKLPTAWDEKALPGFKPLPTTGLSFVDVGRA; this comes from the coding sequence GTGTCCGAGCGGAGACCAGCCGGCGTCGAGCGCCGCACCTTCCTGCGATACACCAGCGCCATCGGTGTCGCGACGGCGATCACGGCGGGCCTTTCCGCCTGCGGAGGCCCGGCTTCCACCGGCGGTGACGGCGGCGCTGCGGCGTCCGACGGCACGGGCACCATCGAGGCGGGCCTCTCCTACGCCCTGTCCACCGGCTTCGACCCGATGATCACCTCCGGCGCCACCCCCTACGCCGCCAACATGCACATCTTCGAGGGCCTGGTGGACCTCGACCCGGCCACCCTCGTGGCCCGGCCCGCGCTCGCCACCGGTATGCCGCAGAAGATCAACGCGACCACCTACCGGGCCACCCTGCGCAAGGGCGCCACCTTCCACGACGGGTCCCCGGTCACCGCCGACGACGTCGTCTTCAGCTTCCAGCGCGTCCTCGACCCGAAGAACGCGTCGCTCATGGCGCAGTTCGTGCCGTTCGTCGACAAGGTCACCGCCGTCGACCCGGCCACCGTCGAGTTCAAGCTCAAGTACCCCTTCGCGCTCTTCCCCTCGCGCATATCCGTGGTCCGGATCGTGCCCGAGAAGATCGCCGGCGCCGACGCCAAGGCCTTCGACGCCAAGCCGGTCGGCACCGGCCCGTACCGCTTCGTCTCCGCCACCCGCGAGGACAAGATCGTCTTCGAGGCGTACGACAAGTACAACGGCCCGCGCCCCGCCAAGGCCAAGAAGATGATCTGGCGCCTGATGTCGGACCCCTCCGCGCGGGTCAGCGCCATGCAGTCCGGCCGCGTCCAGGCCATCGAGGACGTGCCGTACATCGACATCAAGGGCCTCGAGGCCAAGCACCGCGTCGAGTCGGTGCAGTCCTTCGGGCTGCTCTTCCTGATGTTCAACACCGCCGACAAGCGGTTCGCCGACAAGCGGGTGCGCCAGGCGCTGCACTACGCCCTGGACACCGAGAAGATCATCTCCACCGCCCTGGTCGGCAACGCGTCCCCGGCGACCGGCTACGTGCCCACCACCCACCCCGACTACCACAAGGCCGCCACGATCTACACGCGCGACGTCGCCAAGGCGAAGAAGCTCCTCGCCGACGCCGGCGTGAAGGACCTCTCCTTCACCGTCCTCACCACCGACACCGGCTGGGTCAAGGACGTCGCCCCGATGCTCCAGGAGAGCTGGGAGGCGGCCGGAATCAAGGTCAGGCTCGACATCGCCCAGTCCCCGGCCCAGTACGCCAAGGTCGACAAGGGCGACTTCGAGGTCCTCGTCGCCCCCGGCGACCCGTCCGTCTTCGGCAACGACGCCGACCTGCTGCTGCGCTGGTTCTACTACGGCTTCTGGCCGGAGAAGCGCTACGGCTGGAGCGGCTCCGCCGCCTACAAGCAGGTCAAGTCGCTGCTCGACAAGGCCGCCCAGGCCGCCGACGAGGCCACCCGCAAGCAGCTGTGGGGACAGGTCACCGACCTGCTCGCGGACGAGGCCGCGCTCTACCCGATCCTGCACCGCAAGCTGCCCACCGCCTGGGACGAGAAGGCCCTGCCCGGATTCAAGCCGCTGCCGACCACCGGCCTGTCGTTCGTCGATGTCGGCCGCGCCTGA
- a CDS encoding ABC transporter permease: MVAFLRLALRRLAMMPVMILGIALLVFVVMQFSPVDPAYNALGDSASPEARAAFAAAHGLDDPLPLRYINFLGQLLQGDLGVTVPPGQPVADRIAAAFPLTLQLTILGLVLAVILAVALGVTGAMYRDRWPDQVFRVLSMAGVAVPSFWLGVLLIQQFALNMPVFPTGGYTNPADSFTGWLRTMALPAISLAVPVAASLARLVRTSMVAELDRDYVRTARGNGLPPFLVVRSVLRNALVTPLTVLGIKVGYLLSGAVVIEAIFDLPGMGKLILEGVTGGDTALVQGTVLMIAIAFLVVNVIVDLLYLLVNPRIRTV; encoded by the coding sequence ATGGTTGCTTTCCTCCGGCTCGCGTTGCGGCGTCTCGCGATGATGCCGGTGATGATCCTCGGTATCGCCCTGCTCGTCTTCGTCGTCATGCAGTTCTCCCCGGTCGACCCGGCGTACAACGCACTCGGCGACAGTGCGAGCCCCGAGGCCCGCGCCGCCTTCGCCGCCGCGCACGGCCTCGACGACCCGCTGCCCCTGCGCTACATCAACTTCCTCGGGCAGCTGCTCCAGGGCGATCTCGGCGTCACCGTGCCGCCCGGCCAGCCGGTCGCCGACCGGATAGCCGCCGCCTTCCCGCTCACCCTGCAGCTGACGATTCTCGGACTCGTCCTGGCCGTGATCCTGGCCGTGGCGCTCGGCGTGACCGGCGCGATGTACCGGGACCGCTGGCCCGACCAGGTGTTCCGCGTGCTCTCGATGGCCGGGGTGGCCGTCCCGTCCTTCTGGCTCGGGGTGCTGCTCATCCAGCAGTTCGCGCTCAACATGCCGGTCTTCCCGACCGGCGGTTACACCAATCCCGCCGACTCGTTCACGGGCTGGCTGCGGACCATGGCCCTGCCGGCGATCTCCCTCGCCGTGCCGGTCGCGGCCTCCCTCGCCCGCCTCGTACGCACCTCGATGGTCGCCGAGCTCGACCGCGACTACGTGCGCACCGCCCGCGGCAACGGCCTGCCGCCGTTCCTGGTGGTGCGCTCCGTGCTGCGCAACGCGCTCGTCACCCCGCTCACCGTGCTCGGCATCAAGGTCGGTTACCTGCTCAGCGGCGCCGTCGTCATCGAGGCGATCTTCGACCTGCCCGGCATGGGCAAGCTGATCCTCGAAGGCGTCACCGGCGGCGACACCGCGCTCGTCCAGGGAACCGTGCTGATGATCGCCATCGCGTTCCTCGTCGTCAACGTCATCGTCGACCTGCTCTACCTGCTGGTCAATCCGCGCATCAGGACGGTGTGA